A genome region from Myxocyprinus asiaticus isolate MX2 ecotype Aquarium Trade chromosome 12, UBuf_Myxa_2, whole genome shotgun sequence includes the following:
- the LOC127449404 gene encoding leucine-rich repeat-containing protein 40: MSRFKRGAHVDSIAGFKQEKEECPVPYGLLKSARKSGQLNLSGRGLTEVPQSVWRLNIDTPQEAQQNLSFGAADRWWEQTDLTKLILSSNKLQSLSEDIKLLSALLVLDIHDNQLNSLPESIGDLEQLQKLILSHNKLTEFPSGLWRLTNLQCLHLQQNQIEQLPQDLGKLVHLDDLDLSNNQLMDIPESLSNLTNLVKLNLSCNKLKSLPPAISQMKNLKMLDCTRNQMESIPPILAQMESLEQLYLRHNKLRFLPELPGCKTLKELHCGNNQIEVLEADHLKPLSALSVLELRDNKVKKLPEEINLLQGLERLDLTNNDISSLPCGLGTLPKLKFLALEGNPLRAIRRDLLSKGTGDLLKYLRSRIQEQPDGNLKEEPKTAMTLPSQAKINVHAIKTLKTLDYSEKQEASIPDDVFDAVDVSPVANVNLSKNQLTAVPPRIVELKDTLADINLGFNKITTLPVDFSKLQLLVHIDLRNNLLMALPMELETLTKLRSIILSFNRLRSFPDVLYNIPSLETILISNNQVGGIDPVRLKILNRLSTLDLSNNDIMQVPPELGNCTSLRALMLDGNPFRNPRAAILAKGTDAVLEYLRSRIPT; this comes from the exons TTCCTCAGAGTGTATGGAGACTAAACATAGACACACCTCAGGAGGCCCAGCAGAACTTGTCATTTGGAGCTGCAGATCGGTGGTGGGAGCAGACAGATTTGACTAAACTTATCCTGTCCTCTAACAAACTCCAAAGCCTCTCTGAAGACATCAAACTGCTTTCTGCCCTGCTTGTCCTAGAT ATCCACGACAATCAACTAAACTCACTCCCAGAATCTATTGGAGATCTAGAGCAACTGCAGAAGCTCATACTGAG TCACAATAAACTGACAGAATTTCCTTCGGGTCTTTGGAGACTTACAAACCTGCAATGTCTCCATCTGCAGCAGAACCAAATCGAACAGCTTCCACAGGACTTGGGGAAGCTGGTTCATTTGGATGACCTT GATCTCTCCAACAATCAATTAATGGATATTCCAGAGAGCCTGTCAAACCTGACCAATCTTGTGAAATTGAATTTGTCTTGCAACAAGCTCAAGAGTCTCCCTCCTGCCATCAGTCAAATGAAAA ACTTAAAAATGCTAGACTGCACTCGAAATCAGATGGAAAGCATTCCTCCCATTCTGGCTCAGATGGAGTCTCTTGAGCAGCTTTACCTGAGACACAACAAGTTACGCTTTCTGCCAGAACTGCCTGGCTGTAAAACACTCAAG GAACTTCATTGTGGGAACAACCAGATTGAGGTATTGGAGGCAGACCATTTAAAGCCCTTGAGTGCTCTGAGTGTCTTGGAACTCAGAGATAACAAGGTGAAGAAACTTCCTGAAGAAATAAATCTACTGCAAGGCCTGGAGCGCCTGGATCTTACTAACAATGACATCAGCAG CCTGCCATGTGGACTTGGCACATTACCCAAGCTTAAGTTTTTGGCTTTGGAGGGAAATCCACTGAGGGCAATCCGCAGGGACCTCCTTAGT AAAGGCACTGGTGATCTCCTAAAATATCTCAGAAGTCGAATACAAG AGCAACCTGATGGGAACTTGAAAGAAGAGCCAAAGACAGCAATGACTCTCCCAAGCCAGGCTAAGATTAATGTACATGCCATCAAAACTCTGAAAACACTGGACTACAG CGAGAAACAAGAGGCATCTATTCCTGATGACGTGTTTGATGCAGTTGATGTTAGTCCTGTGGCCAACGTGAACTTAAGCAAAAACCAGCTGACAGCAGTTCCACCCAG AATTGTCGAGTTGAAGGACACTCTTGCAGACATTAATCTTGGGTTTAATAAGATAACGACTCTTCCAGTGGACTTTTCGAAACTGCAGCTGCTGGTACATATAGATCTCAG AAACAATCTGTTGATGGCACTGCCAATGGAGTTGGAAACCCTAACCAAGCTCCGAAgtattattttgtcttttaatAG GCTTAGATCATTCCCAGATGTACTGTACAACATCCCTTCTCTCGAGACCATTTTAATCAGTAACAATCAGGTTGGAGGCATTGATCCTGTCCGGCTCAAGATCCTAAACAGGCTGTCTACTTTGGATCTGTCCAACAATGATATTATGCAAGTGCCACCAGAACTTGGCAACTGCACCAGTTTGAG GGCTTTAATGCTTGATGGAAATCCTTTCCGTAATCCAAGAGCAGCTATCCTAGCTAAAGGAACAGATGCTGTCCTTGAATATCTCCGAAGTCGTATTCCAACATAg